In Desulfosporosinus youngiae DSM 17734, the genomic stretch TACTTGTTACACCCATGTTTTTATAGTTAAGATAACCCATTAAATGAAATAAAGTGATAAGCAGTGTATCTCCTATTCCACCAAAAATTAAGCCATAAAGAAAATATTTTTTATACAAGTTTCTTGGAATTAATATTATGGTAGCTAGCCCGATTAAAGCTGCAAAAATAAAATAAAAGGACAGATCAAACATGTAATTCCTTCCTTCTTTTATTCATTTAAGGTAGAGGTTTCCACGATTATAAATTGAATTCAAATGAGCTTCTACTTATTAAGCTTATAATGCGCTGGCTAATTTCAGATTATACGAAAAAGGACAAAAGACCAGTGATATAGTGAGATCAAGAAAGAATAAAGTTATAAACATAATAAAAATACATATTATTACATCATTAAAAAGTTATATTGTACATATTCACAAACTAATCATATAATTTCCTTACGATGAATTATATGGATATGTAGTTAGAATTAGGGGGAGAGAAATGAATAAGAGAATTTTGACAGCACTACTTTTGGCCGCAGCCCTGGTTGTTAGTTTAGTTGGATGTTCCAGCCAAACGGGAGGTTCAAAACCTGTTGAGGATGCAAAGACTCAATTCAAATCAGAAATGAAGTTTTATGGTTCCACAACGTTAGCTCCTGTCATATCGCAATTGTCGACAAGCTTTAATGAGCACTATGTGACTTGGGATAAAGTTGATAGCAAATTTGATAAAAAGGATATCGCAATCTATGTATCCGGAGCTGGCTCCAGTGCAGGTGTTAAATCAATCATTGATGGTGTTAGTGATTTTGGTATGGTTTCCAGAAAGGTAACAGATGAAGAAAAAGCCAAAATTGAAGGGTATCAGGAATTCAAGCTAGGTATGGATGCCTTAACTATTTCCGTGAACCCTAAGAATCAGCTTACAAAACTAAAAGACTCACTAACGACGGAAGAGATAAAGAAAATTTTCGCTGGAGAATTTAAGACTTGGAATGATGTTGATCCTTCTTTACCAAAAACAGAAATTGTTGTTGTAACTCGTGATATCGGGGGTGGTGCTCATGAGGTTTTTCAAAAAGCGATTATGGGAGACACCAAGGTTCGTGCGGATGTGATTCAAGCCCCATCTATGGGAGCATTGGTCACAAAAATTATCGAGAATGAAAATGCAATAGGCTATGCTTCCTATGGTATGGTCAATCAAAATAAAGGGAAACTTGTTCCCTTTAAAGTTGATGGGATAGAGTCAACGTCAGAGAATATTTTAAATGGAACCTACAAAGTATCCCGGCCTCTGATTGTACTTAGAAAAGGAGATATGTTGCCTCAAGAAAAAGCGTTTATGGACTATGTTGTCTCAGACGAAGGAATGGATGTAATCGAGAAATTAGGATTTGTTCCAAATAAATAGACCTAGATAATATCTATAAATTCAGAGGTTACTCAGCCTCTGGATTTTTTGTAGTGCGCCACGCATGACGATTAACTTGACGGTGAAAGTCCGTTATGGGGGTATGTAGCGACCAACCATTAGCTTAAGGCAAGGGTGTCCATCGCAAGGTGGAATCTGAAGGAAGCCTACGGCAAAGTTCTGCCCCGAGGAATACGAACAGTATAAGGCGCAAAACGTGGGGTAAGACTGCTACACAAGTCAAAGCCCAAAAGCTACACGGACACGTTAGCGTAGATATTGCGGGTACATGGAATGAAAGTGAATCGTCTTACCGTGGGAGGCCTCACGGACGGGTGGAAACAGAGTAAGAAACCCGGTTGAAACAAGATTTATCGTGAGGAGTCAGCCGAAGCCATAGTACAGAGGTGTTCTAGACACCGACGGAAGGGCTGAACCAAAGGAGGTGTGGGTCAATGAAAGTTACTGAAAGTGGCAACCTAAAACACAGACAACTTCGAAAAGGAGACTATTTGCAAAGGGTATCTGCGGAACAGAAAGAGTATGCAGAAGTGTGTGCGCCCCCAAAGATGACTGAAACCGACAACACCAACACAAATGAGCAGACAGAAGGTTTGCTTGAGCAAATCCTTAGCACCGAGAATCTAAACCAGGCCTATAGGCAGGTTAAAAGAAACAAAGGCGCAGGTGGGATTGATGGTATGCAGGTAGATGAACTTCTACCCTTCCTAAAAGAACACAAGGAGGAACTCTTGCAATCCCTCCGGGACGGTCAATACCGTCCAAAACCCGTACGAAGGGTAGAAGTACCTAAAGAGAACGGAAAGACTAGAAAACTAGGAATACCCACCGTTTTGGACAGGCTAATCCAACAAGCGATAACTCAGGCTCTAAGTCCCATATTCGAGAAACAGTTCTCAGACAATAGCTTTGGATTCCGACCGAACCGCAGTGCACACGGTGCACTAAGAAGATGCCAAACCTATATTACAGCAGGTTACAGATATGTAGCCGATATGGACTTGGAGAAGTATTTCGATACGGTAAACCAAAGCAAGCTGATTCAGATTTTGTCGGAGACGATAAAAGATGGCCGGGTCATATCCCTGATTCACAAATTCCTGAAAGCAGGAGTTATGACCAACGGGATGTTTGAAGAAAGTCCAGAGGGTGTGCCACAGGGAGGCCCCCTAAGTCCGTTACTTGGCAACATAATGCTTAACGAGTGCGACCACGAGTTGATAAAGCGAGGACACCACTTTGTACGGTATGCAGATGATATGATGATTTTCTGCAAAAGTAAGAAGGCGGCAAAACGAACCATTGATCACATTCTCCCCTATATCGAAGGAAAACTGTTTCTAAAGGTAAATAGGGAGAAAACGAAGGTTGCTCATGTAAACTATGTCAAGTTTTTAGGATATAGCTTCTATATTTACAGGGGAGAAGGGCGCCTGAGAATCCATCCTAAGAGCATCCAGAAGCTTAAGGACAAAATCCGGGAAGTTACTGGGCGTAGCAATGGGATGGGAATCGAAGAGCGCAGAACTAAGCTCAATCAAGTGGTACGAGGCTGGACAAATTACTTCAAACCGGCAGATGCTAAGAAGCTACTCAAGGAACTGGATGAATGGATGAGAAGTCGTATACGAATGGTAACTTGGAAGCGATGGAAGAAAATCCGAACTCGGTTTAAAAACCTGAAGAAAGCAGGTATTAGCAAGGAACAAGCTTGGATGTGGGCAAATACAAGAAAAGGCTATTGGCGAACTGCCCATAGCCCTATTCTGACGAGAGCACTATCCAACGAGCGGTTTAAGCAAGTCGGATATCTTAGTTTTAGTGAATATTACTCTGCGAAATAACGTGTAAACTTTGGAAGCGCCGTATACCGAACGGTACGTACGGTGCTGTGGGAGGTCGGCTGATCAAATAATGATCAGCCTCCTACCCGATCCAGAAATCCTATCGGTGTTTTTCATGAGGTGTTTTATGAATCAAGCATTTGAAAAGTTATTTATTATTTTCAGCATAATCTTTACGGTGATCTCCGTTGGCTTGCTTTTCCTAGCGATTATTTTTATTACCAAGGAAAGCATGCTAATTTTTCGAGACATTAATTTCTTTGAATTTATAAGTGGGCTAACCTGGAACCCCTTAGCCGGTGAACCAGTGGCTGTTGGAATTCTTCCTATGATTTTAGCGACCTTGTATGTCTCAATGGTTGCAGTGTTAATCTCTCTGCCGATTGGAATTGGCTGTGCCCTAGAATTAGCTGTCCTTGAAAACGAAAGGCTAAAAAGCGTTCTAACTTCAATTTTAGGGGTGTTAGCGGGAATACCTTCAGTTATTTTTGGCTTCGTCGGCCTCTTGGTTGTGGTGAAATTTCTTGAGAAAAGGTTCATGCTTGCCGCTGGTGAATCCATCCTTAGCGGTGGAATTGTCCTGGCAGTAATGGTTTTACCGTATATAGTTTCATCTGCCACAGAAACCATGGAAAAATCGTATAAGAAATATAAGGAAATGTCTTTAAGCTTGGGTGTTTCAAAAAGTTATATGTTAAGAACTTTAATTTTGCCAAATGCCAAAGGTGCAATTTTAACCTCGATGATCTTAGCCTTTTCCAGGGCGATGGGTGAAACGATGGCGGTGATGATGGTTATCGGAAATTCACCGATTCTTCCGAAACTGCTGGGGAAAGGTGAGACTATTCCAGCGCTCATCGCTTTGGAAATAGGGACGGCTGGTCTCGGCAGTTTACATTATCACGCTCTTTTTACGGCAGGTTTTGTACTGATGATGTTCCTCATGTTCCTAAATGCTCTGTTCTATCTAATTAAGAAGAACATGATTGAGAATCTCGAATGAGGTCGTTAATTGCCGGCTTGCACATTGAACTAAAAGCGGGTTGATATATACGCCGGCTCGTGAAACGCGGACGGATTTCTTTTTACCGGCGCTTTCAAATTTTTGTATCTTGAGCACAGCGAAAGGAATAGAGCTTAATATGAATAAAACCGATTTCTTCATGAGGTGTTGGACTGTCTTAAGCGCCATTATCTCTATAAGCCTATTAATTTTTTTAATGAGTTTCGTTTTTATAAAAGCCCAAGGAGCCATAAACCTCAATTTTATTCTGGAAAAACCTGCGGGTTTTCCGGTGGGTTCTGCAGGAGGTATCTGGCCGGCCATAGCAGGCAGTCTGCTGGTTACGTTGATTGCCAGTCTCTTTGCCACGATCCTGGCCTTTTTTGCGGCAGTCTATGTCGTTTTTTATTGTAAGAATGATAGGATTAAGCTGGTCGTTAACCTGATTATTCAATGTATTGCCGGTATTCCTTCCATAGTATTGGGGCTCTTCGGTTATGCCTTTTTAGTCATTAAGCTAAAGCTTGGATTATCGATCCTTGCCTCTGGTCTAACTCTAGCTATTATGATTTTCCCTTTTATTCAAATCAGGCTGCAAAAACTATTTCTAGAAACCGACAAACAGCTGCTGGAAGCGTCGGCCTCTTTAGGAATCAACCCATCGTATACTATCATTAATTTGTTATTGCCTATGTATAGAAAACAGATTCTTTCGATCATCACCCTGGCTTCAGGTTTTGCGATGGGAGCCGCTGCTCCGGTTATGCTCACAGGATGCATGATGAATGCACCTGTGCCAGAGTCCCTAGCCTCGCCGTTCATGTCCTTGCCATATCACCTTTATGTTTTAATGGGGCAAGGAATCTCCTTAGAAAACGCTTATGGTACTGCTTTCGTTTTGATGGCTTTAGTTCTAATCCTTAATTTATTAGCAGCAGTACCCACTATAATAGGAATGAGAGGAAAGCGATGAAACCTCATCTAATGCTTAAGGATTTGAGTGTCGCAATCGGGGATACGGGGATACTGAAGAAGGTTAATCTGGCCATTCCTCAAAATAAAATCTTAGCGATCATCGGGCCATCCGGTTGTGGGAAGACAACCTTGCTTAGAACTCTAAATAGACTTATTGTGGAAGAAAAGCAGGCGAGAGTATCTGGTGAGGTCCTCTTTAAGGGGAAGTGTATTGATCAGATACCTTTAGCAAAATTAAGGACGGAAATTGGCCTGGTTTTTCAACACCCCACGCCTTTTCCAATGTCGATTTATAATAATCTGGCCTATGCTCTGAAATACCATGGCGTAAGAGGCAAGAGCAACTTAGATAGAATTATCGAAGCTAAGTTAAGACTATGTGGACTTTATGAGGAAGTAAAGGATCATTTAACGATGTCTGCTTTAAAGCTTTCCGGTGGACAGCAACAAAGACTCAGTATCGCTCGCTCCCTATGTGTTGAACCTGAGGTCTTATTGATGGATGAACCATGTTCATCCCTTGATATCCATAATACTAAAATAATTGAGGACCTGATCGTGAAACTTTCCCGGCAGTATACAATCGTCATTGTTACTCATAATTTACAGCAAGCTAGAAGAATCGCCGACTCCACTGCCTTTTTTCTAGGAGGAAAGCTGATAGAGATGAACACCACAAAGGCGTTTTTCACAAACCCTCAGGAAGAAGAAACGAATCAATACCTGCAAGGATTATTTGGATAGATGCCTTGCGTAACCTCAGATTTTGGAAAATTCAACGGCGGTTATTCTTTCAGCCGTTAGACCATCAGACTTGCTGGAAGCTAAGAAAATAATGGGTTCTACCATAACCTTTGGGCGCAGCAGAGGGGATTTAAGCTGGCGTTTAAGCTCGACCGGAATCATACCGGTGTCTGTCAATCCCCCGGGAAGCAGCATATTGACCGTGATTCCATATGGGCGGAGGTCCTCTGCCATTATGTATGACAAAGACTCAGCTCCGGCACGAGAAGGTCCATAGGGTACAAAGCCTTTGCACCTCATGTCTTCATGATCCGTTGTAATGTTAATAATTTTTCCATGCCCCTGCTCAATCATAAGTGGGGTAAATCCACGGGCCACCAGAAAATAGCCCGTGAGATTTGTGTCAATCATATTTCGGAATTCGTCAGGGGTAATCCGGAAAAATGGTTGTGGTTCTACCAGGAATCGCTTATTTACAGTTTGCATACCAATTCCGGCGTTATTGACCAAAACATCAAGCTTCCCCCATATTCTTTGTACCCATTTAACGGCCTCTGCAATCGATGTTTCCGAGCGAACATCTATAGGCAATCCGTATGCATCCAAACCAGAGGATTTAAGTCGGGTAACTTGATTATCCAATTTCACTCCCGGTCTTGAAGCCAAAGCCACCGTAGCCCCCACACGAAGAAGACCTTCAGCCATCGCAAGCCCAATGCCGCTTGAGGCACCAGTCACAACTATATGGATTCCCGATAAATCAGTATTGGAATTTGAAGTAGTTGTTTCAGACATCTTAACCTCCTGAAAATCGTATTAAGTGTGAAAGAACATTGAGTAATTTCAATGTTAACGTTCTATAATTCCCGCTTGAAGCTTCAAAAATACCCCCATGCTTTTTTATAAGAACTTCTAGAATAGTTTTTTTTTGGAAAACTTGTAGGTCACTTAGAATTCTTCTTGAGTTTTTCGAAATCCTGTCTGCTTCTATTGGGGTGACAGAATTTCTGATATATGTGATAATGGGAAAAAGGTGCTTAAGTAAAATGCTACTATAATAAAGTTAAGGAGAAAGTTAATTTGAAAAGAATCCTGTATTTATTTACCGTTGTAATATTGGTATGCTTACTAAGCCTATCAGGCTGTTCACCACTTCAATCTGAATCTGACGAGAAGCCCATCTATCAGACTATCTCCAGTGAAAATGCGAAGAAACGTTTAGATAGTGAAAAAGGAATCATTTTGCTGGATGTAAGGTCTGAGGCGGAATATGCTGAAAAACATATCCCTGGAAGTTTATTAATTCCAGTTGAGGCTATCGAGACACAGGCTGCCGAGAAGCTTAAGGACAAAGATGCCACCATATTCGTTTATTGTCGAAGCGGAAATCGAAGTGTGATTGCCGCTCAAGCACTTGCAAACATGAACTATACCGATGTCTACAATTTAGGGGGGATCAATAGCTGGCCTTATGCAACGGAAGCAACACCCCTTTCAACTCATTCGGCGGAAGTAACACTAACGAGTGAACCACAAAAAGCTGAACCTGAAGAAGAAGTAAAGTCTGTAGAACAAACAAATAGGGATGAGATGCAGCCATCTCCTAAAAAAGCGACTGAGTCCCCAAGTCCTGTATCCGCTCCAGAACCAACTCCTAAACAAACTCCGGCCCCCGCTCCCTTGCCAACGCCCGAACCGAACCCCCAGATAAATGCCGAAAAGCAAAAAATGTTGGATTTGATCAACGCTGAACGGGCTAAAATAGGAGCGGCACCATTAAGTGCAGATATAAAGGTCATGGAAGTTGCTCAAGTTAAATCAGGTGATATGGTCAAAAATAATTACTTTTCTCACGATTCTCCAAGTTATGGATCTCCTTTTGATATGCTGAAGAAATTCGGTGTCACGTTTCAGGGAGCCGCTGAAAACATTGCATTAAACTCTTCTATTGAAGCCGCGCATGCTGCATTAATGAAGTCAGAAGGGCATCGAATAAATATACTAAACCCGAGCTACATCTATATAGGAATTGGGATTTCAGACAGTCCAAAAGGAAAAGTTGTTGCGCAAATGTTTGTAAAAAAATAGGCATGACTCCGCACCAACATTCATTAGTTATTCGTATATGGTATACTCATATATATTATGGGATTGCTTGCGGATCACCAAGGGGATCGAGGCTTGAAGGAGGAAACAAGCTAGAAAATGATTAAAGTATATAGTAATTATGTTGCATGCGACACTCGCGAGGAAGCCCTGGAGGCTCAGGTGATTATAGTTAATGCAATGGCTCATATCCCTATGATTTGTGAAGAGCGTGATATGTTTTTAATCGAGCACGAACTTGGTGAGTCTGAAATGCAGGAATTGCTAAAACAAAGGGGTTTAGAAAGCAAGTAAGGATCGTCTATAGAAAAAAACAAGGCCGCCTAAAATTAGGCGGCCTCTAAGTCATTCTGTGATCTTTTTATTGGACCTCGCATAGGCTCAGTTGCTATTAATCATCTTAAGTGATCACTTTCTAAACACACAAAAGAAGCGAACTAAAACTAATAGGAAAAGATCTCATCCGGGATACGATCCTTAATAGTGGCTGTCGTATAGTAGCGGGGGGGATTTAAGATGGCTAAACAATACCTAATAATTTCGCTGCGACGGACAATACCAATAAATATTCCTTTGTCATCTACGACAGAAACGAAGTTCTGTTCGGCAGCATAGGAGAAGAGATCCTCCATTTGGGCATCTACCTGAACCGGATTATGGGAGGTATGCCTTTCTATTTCAGAGAGGGGTATTTTTTTGGTATTCATAA encodes the following:
- a CDS encoding phosphate ABC transporter substrate-binding protein; the protein is MNKRILTALLLAAALVVSLVGCSSQTGGSKPVEDAKTQFKSEMKFYGSTTLAPVISQLSTSFNEHYVTWDKVDSKFDKKDIAIYVSGAGSSAGVKSIIDGVSDFGMVSRKVTDEEKAKIEGYQEFKLGMDALTISVNPKNQLTKLKDSLTTEEIKKIFAGEFKTWNDVDPSLPKTEIVVVTRDIGGGAHEVFQKAIMGDTKVRADVIQAPSMGALVTKIIENENAIGYASYGMVNQNKGKLVPFKVDGIESTSENILNGTYKVSRPLIVLRKGDMLPQEKAFMDYVVSDEGMDVIEKLGFVPNK
- the ltrA gene encoding group II intron reverse transcriptase/maturase — translated: MKVTESGNLKHRQLRKGDYLQRVSAEQKEYAEVCAPPKMTETDNTNTNEQTEGLLEQILSTENLNQAYRQVKRNKGAGGIDGMQVDELLPFLKEHKEELLQSLRDGQYRPKPVRRVEVPKENGKTRKLGIPTVLDRLIQQAITQALSPIFEKQFSDNSFGFRPNRSAHGALRRCQTYITAGYRYVADMDLEKYFDTVNQSKLIQILSETIKDGRVISLIHKFLKAGVMTNGMFEESPEGVPQGGPLSPLLGNIMLNECDHELIKRGHHFVRYADDMMIFCKSKKAAKRTIDHILPYIEGKLFLKVNREKTKVAHVNYVKFLGYSFYIYRGEGRLRIHPKSIQKLKDKIREVTGRSNGMGIEERRTKLNQVVRGWTNYFKPADAKKLLKELDEWMRSRIRMVTWKRWKKIRTRFKNLKKAGISKEQAWMWANTRKGYWRTAHSPILTRALSNERFKQVGYLSFSEYYSAK
- the pstC gene encoding phosphate ABC transporter permease subunit PstC — protein: MNQAFEKLFIIFSIIFTVISVGLLFLAIIFITKESMLIFRDINFFEFISGLTWNPLAGEPVAVGILPMILATLYVSMVAVLISLPIGIGCALELAVLENERLKSVLTSILGVLAGIPSVIFGFVGLLVVVKFLEKRFMLAAGESILSGGIVLAVMVLPYIVSSATETMEKSYKKYKEMSLSLGVSKSYMLRTLILPNAKGAILTSMILAFSRAMGETMAVMMVIGNSPILPKLLGKGETIPALIALEIGTAGLGSLHYHALFTAGFVLMMFLMFLNALFYLIKKNMIENLE
- a CDS encoding PstA family ABC transporter permease, yielding MNKTDFFMRCWTVLSAIISISLLIFLMSFVFIKAQGAINLNFILEKPAGFPVGSAGGIWPAIAGSLLVTLIASLFATILAFFAAVYVVFYCKNDRIKLVVNLIIQCIAGIPSIVLGLFGYAFLVIKLKLGLSILASGLTLAIMIFPFIQIRLQKLFLETDKQLLEASASLGINPSYTIINLLLPMYRKQILSIITLASGFAMGAAAPVMLTGCMMNAPVPESLASPFMSLPYHLYVLMGQGISLENAYGTAFVLMALVLILNLLAAVPTIIGMRGKR
- a CDS encoding phosphate ABC transporter ATP-binding protein; this encodes MKPHLMLKDLSVAIGDTGILKKVNLAIPQNKILAIIGPSGCGKTTLLRTLNRLIVEEKQARVSGEVLFKGKCIDQIPLAKLRTEIGLVFQHPTPFPMSIYNNLAYALKYHGVRGKSNLDRIIEAKLRLCGLYEEVKDHLTMSALKLSGGQQQRLSIARSLCVEPEVLLMDEPCSSLDIHNTKIIEDLIVKLSRQYTIVIVTHNLQQARRIADSTAFFLGGKLIEMNTTKAFFTNPQEEETNQYLQGLFG
- a CDS encoding SDR family NAD(P)-dependent oxidoreductase encodes the protein MSETTTSNSNTDLSGIHIVVTGASSGIGLAMAEGLLRVGATVALASRPGVKLDNQVTRLKSSGLDAYGLPIDVRSETSIAEAVKWVQRIWGKLDVLVNNAGIGMQTVNKRFLVEPQPFFRITPDEFRNMIDTNLTGYFLVARGFTPLMIEQGHGKIINITTDHEDMRCKGFVPYGPSRAGAESLSYIMAEDLRPYGITVNMLLPGGLTDTGMIPVELKRQLKSPLLRPKVMVEPIIFLASSKSDGLTAERITAVEFSKI
- a CDS encoding rhodanese-like domain-containing protein gives rise to the protein MKRILYLFTVVILVCLLSLSGCSPLQSESDEKPIYQTISSENAKKRLDSEKGIILLDVRSEAEYAEKHIPGSLLIPVEAIETQAAEKLKDKDATIFVYCRSGNRSVIAAQALANMNYTDVYNLGGINSWPYATEATPLSTHSAEVTLTSEPQKAEPEEEVKSVEQTNRDEMQPSPKKATESPSPVSAPEPTPKQTPAPAPLPTPEPNPQINAEKQKMLDLINAERAKIGAAPLSADIKVMEVAQVKSGDMVKNNYFSHDSPSYGSPFDMLKKFGVTFQGAAENIALNSSIEAAHAALMKSEGHRINILNPSYIYIGIGISDSPKGKVVAQMFVKK
- a CDS encoding CBS domain-containing protein; protein product: MNIAFFLLPKKDVIYLNINSTMRQAMERMKFHRYTSVPIIDNEGKYVGVLTEGDLLWKMKNTPGLTFMNTKKIPLSEIERHTSHNPVQVDAQMEDLFSYAAEQNFVSVVDDKGIFIGIVRRSEIIRYCLAILNPPRYYTTATIKDRIPDEIFSY